DNA from bacterium:
ACTTGGTTGGGGATCGCCAGGCTGTGGATCGAAGAACAGAATGGTGAGGTTACCTTCAATAGAGTATGCGCGGTAATCGCCGCGCTGCTTCACCTCCTGTTCGCGTTCGTTCTACTGGTCGCCACGATCGTCGTGGTGATTATCCGCAACATCGGCTATTTGGCAAACCGCTTCGCTGCCGCCTGGCAGAAACGGTATGGCATGCCGCTTCGGCAAAGCTGCGCGCAGGGGCTGCGCCAGAACGCCGGCCAGCTCGCCGTACTGATCGTCATCATCGCGGTTTTCTGCATTGGAGTCTACGCTGGCTGGTTCAACAACATGTTCCACAATAATGCGTACGCGGCCGACAATGTGGCGGCAATCGCCGAGAATCGTGCGGTTCAGAGCGAGGTCATGGTTGAGGTCATCGGGACACCCTACGTCCCCGGTGAATCCGACCAGAACCCCACCACCACAGCGACACCGACAGCCATACCAATGATTGAACCGGCGCCAACGGCGACGGCAGAACAGATCGCAGCCTACTACGCCAACCAACGGTCTTGCGATATCCATTACACCGTCAAACCTGGAGACACGCTAGGGGCAATCTTCGGTATAAACCCCTACAATGAGTCCAACGGGTACGACCGGTGGGAATGGGCGAAAGCCCAGGCCGAGTATAACGAACTTGTTGACTGGAACATGATCTACGTCGGTCAGGTGCTCTGCCTTCCCGACCACCCGATCCAGAAAGTCACGCAGTAGCAGGAAAAAGGGGCAACGAGCCAGTCACGGCGCAAGCCGAACAATGATTGGCAACCGGGCCCCTTTTCCATTTTTAGAATAAAAACAATGAAGGATTTTTTTATATCGAGTTGCACAGGCAACCGATATCGCTTGCTTCGTTTTGTTACTCATCAAGATTCGTAAGTCACGAAGCGTGCTATAGATTCCCGATTTAATCGGGAATGACAGACTTCGTTAACACAAGAAGT
Protein-coding regions in this window:
- a CDS encoding LysM peptidoglycan-binding domain-containing protein, whose translation is MYSNQARTWLGIARLWIEEQNGEVTFNRVCAVIAALLHLLFAFVLLVATIVVVIIRNIGYLANRFAAAWQKRYGMPLRQSCAQGLRQNAGQLAVLIVIIAVFCIGVYAGWFNNMFHNNAYAADNVAAIAENRAVQSEVMVEVIGTPYVPGESDQNPTTTATPTAIPMIEPAPTATAEQIAAYYANQRSCDIHYTVKPGDTLGAIFGINPYNESNGYDRWEWAKAQAEYNELVDWNMIYVGQVLCLPDHPIQKVTQ